The following are encoded in a window of Fibrobacter sp. UWB2 genomic DNA:
- a CDS encoding sodium:solute symporter, translating into MKLLLIYFFVLGFICIRDLFKVKNFDDYVVAGRKQSSPFVFMSLMATVLGASATVGIAARAESIGFAAFWWLAVGAIGFWFQAAFLSKPVHDLDVRTLPEIAEKTVGKTGRKLVALIIAISWIGIIAAQFAAVAGFIGLVLGHDAGTQSVLITAVIVIVYTLLGGQLSVVRTDALQFGILTLGFFAAAVYLFGGFSGAENAALQTAGTLAASSSTAGNAGLATFGNFNLLNEKFGASDLAIMLFTIGGAYFLGPDVISRNLVAKDATSARKAVVAGSFAILAFSVIIVLLGMWAATYAPATAGSATNPLFRLASGVLPLPLAALLSVGLLSALLSSADTCLINSAAIFGSDILNTRRISVVRISVVVIGIIATYLALQGKDIIGLLTMAYSVYTPGIVAPLAVAIIAHKKFKVKKTLWYAGVIIGGLFGLIPAILASTAKIQSPAYLPLVGIAISLVFALASLKRKN; encoded by the coding sequence ATGAAACTATTACTCATTTACTTCTTTGTTCTCGGTTTCATCTGCATTCGAGACTTGTTCAAAGTCAAGAATTTTGACGACTACGTTGTTGCTGGTCGCAAGCAAAGCTCCCCGTTTGTATTCATGAGCCTCATGGCGACCGTCCTTGGGGCATCAGCAACGGTGGGCATTGCCGCACGTGCCGAGAGCATCGGTTTCGCCGCCTTCTGGTGGCTCGCCGTTGGAGCTATTGGGTTCTGGTTTCAAGCCGCATTTTTGAGCAAACCCGTTCACGATCTTGACGTGCGCACGCTCCCCGAAATTGCAGAAAAAACAGTCGGCAAAACAGGCCGAAAGCTTGTCGCTTTAATCATTGCAATTTCGTGGATTGGAATTATCGCCGCGCAATTCGCAGCCGTCGCCGGGTTCATCGGGCTTGTGCTCGGTCACGATGCCGGTACGCAATCCGTATTGATTACCGCCGTGATCGTCATTGTCTATACGCTATTGGGCGGGCAACTTTCTGTTGTGCGCACCGACGCTTTGCAATTTGGAATTTTGACACTCGGATTTTTCGCCGCCGCCGTTTATCTTTTCGGCGGATTCTCGGGCGCAGAAAATGCGGCACTCCAAACCGCGGGCACTCTCGCTGCCAGCAGTTCGACAGCGGGCAACGCAGGTCTCGCGACATTCGGCAACTTCAATCTTTTGAACGAAAAATTCGGTGCTAGCGATTTAGCCATTATGCTATTCACTATCGGCGGAGCATACTTCCTCGGTCCCGACGTCATCTCCAGAAACCTCGTCGCTAAAGATGCAACATCGGCACGCAAAGCCGTTGTTGCGGGCAGTTTTGCCATACTCGCCTTTAGCGTGATTATCGTTTTACTCGGCATGTGGGCTGCCACCTACGCTCCCGCTACAGCAGGCTCCGCCACAAATCCGCTGTTCCGCCTCGCCTCCGGCGTGCTCCCGCTCCCGCTTGCAGCACTTCTTTCCGTTGGGCTTTTGTCGGCACTCCTTTCGTCGGCAGATACATGCCTTATCAATTCCGCCGCCATTTTCGGAAGCGACATTCTGAACACGCGCCGCATTTCCGTCGTGCGTATTTCCGTCGTTGTCATCGGCATTATCGCCACTTACCTTGCGCTCCAAGGTAAAGACATCATCGGGCTTTTGACAATGGCCTACTCCGTTTACACGCCGGGTATCGTCGCCCCGCTCGCGGTCGCCATCATCGCGCACAAAAAATTCAAAGTCAAGAAAACGCTCTGGTACGCAGGCGTGATTATCGGCGGGCTCTTCGGACTCATTCCCGCAATTCTCGCCTCCACTGCAAAAATCCAAAGCCCCGCTTACTTGCCGCTTGTCGGGATTGCGATATCGCTTGTGTTCGCGCTAGCGAGCTTGAAAAGAAAGAATTAA
- a CDS encoding ABC transporter ATP-binding protein: MILNGNNITKEYTRRGEKFPAVNNADFFAWSGDYTVIFGESGSGKSTLLNTLAGISAPTFGSIAIDGQPLYTLNDEDRSKLRNERIGYIPQNAACLPAFTVTENIELAASLYKHRIDKEQIQSLLKKLGIAHLANEYPANLSGGELRRVAIARALVNNPDLIIADEPTSNLDEDNSRKVFSLFGRLAKSGVAVIVATHDRSAFGYSNRTYHMKSGTLIPDIGEYGNL; encoded by the coding sequence ATGATACTCAATGGTAACAACATTACAAAAGAATATACCCGACGCGGTGAAAAGTTCCCAGCCGTCAACAACGCCGATTTCTTCGCCTGGTCAGGCGATTACACGGTCATCTTCGGAGAATCCGGAAGCGGCAAGAGCACGCTTTTGAACACCCTCGCAGGCATCAGTGCACCAACATTTGGCAGCATCGCCATTGACGGGCAACCGCTTTACACCTTGAATGACGAAGATCGTTCCAAGTTACGCAACGAGCGCATCGGCTACATCCCCCAAAACGCCGCCTGTTTGCCCGCATTCACCGTGACCGAGAACATCGAACTTGCCGCAAGCCTTTACAAGCACCGCATTGACAAAGAGCAAATCCAGAGTCTCCTCAAAAAACTCGGCATCGCTCATTTGGCAAACGAATACCCCGCCAACTTATCGGGTGGAGAATTGCGCCGAGTCGCCATCGCACGTGCTCTTGTCAACAATCCCGACTTGATTATCGCCGATGAACCGACAAGCAATCTTGACGAAGACAACAGCCGCAAGGTTTTCAGCCTTTTCGGAAGGCTTGCAAAATCAGGTGTAGCCGTCATTGTCGCCACGCACGACCGATCGGCATTTGGCTACAGCAATCGCACGTACCACATGAAATCGGGCACGCTCATCCCCGACATTGGAGAATACGGCAATCTCTAA
- a CDS encoding LysR family transcriptional regulator has protein sequence MTLQQLRYAIGIAKAGSFNKAAESLFISQPSLTTAIRELEDEIGITVFNRTSRGITLTPEGEEFIARANELYNHYESVLERYSKEEQKKKRFAVSTQHYSFAVKSFVNMAKKFNIDDYEFAIRETKTKEVIDDVTSLRSEIGIIYLSDFNRKYITYLLKEHDLVFQKLIDCKAYAYMWKNNPLANKPYVNLEDLSDYPCLSFEQGESGNYYFAEEILSTNEYHKTIKANDRATMLNLMVGLNGYTLCSGIISEEINGSDYVAVPFKDAKGEDDRSMEIGYITKKNFMLSTICRIYIREMEEYLKAYTAEHKPNA, from the coding sequence ATGACACTACAACAATTACGTTACGCCATCGGGATTGCAAAAGCAGGCTCCTTCAACAAGGCCGCCGAATCCTTGTTCATATCCCAACCGTCTCTCACGACAGCCATCCGCGAGCTCGAAGATGAAATCGGCATCACCGTTTTCAACCGCACAAGCCGAGGCATCACGCTCACGCCCGAAGGCGAAGAATTCATCGCCCGCGCGAACGAGCTCTACAACCATTACGAGTCCGTTCTCGAACGCTACAGCAAGGAAGAACAGAAGAAGAAGCGTTTCGCCGTTTCGACACAGCACTATTCCTTCGCCGTCAAGTCCTTCGTGAACATGGCCAAAAAGTTCAACATCGATGATTACGAATTCGCCATCCGCGAAACAAAGACCAAAGAAGTCATCGATGACGTGACGAGCCTCCGCAGTGAAATCGGCATCATCTACTTGAGCGATTTCAACCGCAAGTACATCACGTATTTGCTCAAGGAACACGATCTCGTTTTCCAAAAGCTGATTGATTGCAAGGCTTACGCCTACATGTGGAAAAACAATCCACTCGCCAACAAGCCTTACGTGAACCTTGAAGACCTTTCGGATTACCCGTGCCTTTCTTTTGAACAGGGCGAAAGCGGTAACTATTACTTCGCCGAAGAAATCTTGAGTACAAACGAGTACCACAAAACCATTAAGGCAAACGACCGCGCTACAATGCTCAACTTGATGGTGGGCCTCAACGGTTACACACTTTGCTCCGGCATCATTAGCGAAGAAATCAACGGTTCCGATTACGTTGCCGTGCCGTTCAAGGATGCGAAAGGCGAAGACGACCGCTCTATGGAAATCGGCTACATCACCAAGAAGAATTTTATGCTCAGCACCATCTGCCGCATCTACATCCGCGAGATGGAAGAATATCTCAAGGCATACACCGCCGAGCACAAACCAAACGCCTAA
- a CDS encoding DUF4418 family protein: MKQGILFGATAIAFGVLVSLLSFVLLPFCSGHGDMIMRCQKTSSVDGIIGIVIAIFGIAYIAIPKAQKALSAAVIAGGVFTALVPAVIVGVCAAPHMHCHSISSPVLQITGIVIALVGIANSIYLLNRSITRQETLNESNHT, encoded by the coding sequence ATGAAACAAGGTATTTTATTCGGCGCAACAGCAATTGCATTTGGCGTTCTCGTTTCGCTACTTTCATTTGTTCTGCTCCCATTTTGCTCGGGTCATGGAGACATGATCATGCGCTGCCAAAAGACCTCTAGTGTTGACGGAATTATCGGCATTGTCATCGCGATTTTTGGCATTGCCTATATCGCGATCCCGAAAGCACAAAAAGCATTATCGGCAGCAGTGATTGCAGGCGGTGTTTTCACAGCCCTTGTACCCGCCGTGATTGTAGGCGTTTGCGCAGCACCCCACATGCATTGTCATTCCATTTCTTCGCCGGTTTTGCAAATCACAGGAATCGTCATTGCGCTCGTTGGAATCGCTAACAGCATTTACTTATTGAATCGCAGTATAACGCGACAGGAGACTTTAAATGAATCAAATCATACTTAG
- a CDS encoding ABC transporter ATP-binding protein has translation MVAENIENVKGAIHIDNLVKTFISNEGDTVAALNGVNLDIPAGSFVSLIGPSGCGKTTLLRQIAGLAEPTSGGVFVDGKKITKPGADRGFAFQQATLFPWLNIRDNISLGLRARHVYKEHKQDVDEFIETVGLKGFEKSYPHELSGGMNQRASLARALVGHPDILLLDEPLGALDAFTRMAMQDEIHRLWEKYKTTMVMVTHDVDEALYLSNYVVVMKARPSKIEQVIKIELPFPRARTQDTFIQYRKKILELLNFAGKIQEPEYYL, from the coding sequence ATGGTAGCAGAAAATATCGAAAACGTGAAAGGCGCAATCCACATTGATAATCTTGTAAAGACATTTATCAGTAACGAAGGCGATACCGTCGCCGCCTTGAATGGAGTCAACCTCGACATTCCCGCCGGCAGTTTTGTGAGCCTTATCGGTCCATCCGGCTGCGGAAAGACAACGCTCTTGAGGCAAATCGCAGGACTTGCCGAACCCACTTCGGGCGGCGTATTTGTCGATGGCAAAAAAATTACGAAGCCCGGTGCCGATCGCGGTTTTGCATTCCAGCAAGCAACACTTTTCCCATGGCTCAACATCCGCGACAACATTTCGCTTGGGCTCAGGGCCCGCCACGTGTACAAGGAACACAAGCAAGACGTTGACGAATTCATCGAAACGGTCGGGCTCAAGGGATTCGAAAAATCATACCCGCACGAACTTTCCGGCGGCATGAATCAGCGAGCAAGCCTTGCAAGAGCGCTTGTCGGCCACCCGGATATTCTCCTTTTGGACGAGCCCCTTGGTGCACTGGACGCTTTCACGCGCATGGCAATGCAAGACGAAATCCACCGCCTTTGGGAAAAGTACAAGACCACGATGGTGATGGTCACACACGATGTTGACGAAGCGCTTTACCTCAGCAACTACGTTGTCGTGATGAAGGCCCGCCCCTCAAAAATCGAGCAGGTCATCAAAATCGAACTCCCGTTCCCGCGCGCACGAACACAGGACACGTTCATCCAATACCGCAAAAAGATTCTCGAACTGCTAAACTTTGCAGGAAAGATTCAGGAACCGGAATACTACTTGTAG
- a CDS encoding ABC transporter permease, with protein sequence MNQIILRIIYTNFWRHPFRSIGLVILTAVASATLLSSALFSESLDAGLEQLSSRMGADLLIVPYGSEAKDQPVLLQGELSHRTLPREILEFTRKTPGIKIATSQFYFSTLGSSCCDKKVNIIGFDSKTDFTIKPWIRKTYKKDFPIGSVIAGSDIQVDESGKIKFFDQEFTVVAHLERMGNKLDQAIFADVGTIEILQKAAKEKGINFISEGEPSAILANLEKGADFEKISQTLHEKFDNIHVIPRKDLFDNVIATAGSFKIIVWVIAVFFLIVSIAAVSIAFSISANERKREFATLRVIGFTQKRLEHIVLGESLLATIIGTVVGAFISVFATLSFRVFIIDSLSVPFLLPSALTIFAIIIVAIFIPTITGTGAAYRIAKQVGRLDVYSALKEET encoded by the coding sequence ATGAATCAAATCATACTTAGAATTATTTATACAAACTTTTGGCGTCATCCGTTCCGAAGCATTGGACTTGTCATCTTAACCGCAGTCGCTTCGGCAACACTTTTATCAAGCGCTCTTTTTTCTGAAAGCCTAGACGCAGGCCTGGAACAGCTCTCATCGCGCATGGGCGCAGACTTGCTCATCGTTCCATACGGCAGCGAAGCAAAAGACCAGCCAGTTCTCTTGCAAGGAGAATTAAGCCATCGCACGCTCCCCCGAGAAATTCTCGAATTCACCCGAAAAACTCCAGGAATCAAAATTGCCACATCGCAATTTTATTTTTCCACGCTCGGATCTAGCTGCTGCGATAAAAAAGTCAACATCATCGGTTTCGATTCCAAGACCGATTTTACCATCAAGCCGTGGATTCGCAAAACATACAAGAAAGACTTTCCCATTGGTTCTGTAATCGCGGGTAGCGACATTCAAGTCGATGAATCCGGGAAAATCAAGTTCTTCGATCAGGAATTTACTGTCGTAGCACACCTAGAACGCATGGGTAATAAGCTTGACCAAGCCATTTTTGCCGATGTCGGGACCATCGAAATCTTGCAGAAAGCAGCGAAAGAAAAAGGTATCAACTTCATTTCCGAAGGCGAACCTTCCGCGATTCTTGCGAATCTCGAAAAAGGTGCAGACTTCGAAAAAATTTCGCAGACGCTTCACGAGAAATTCGACAATATCCACGTGATTCCACGCAAGGATTTATTCGATAACGTCATCGCCACGGCAGGTTCTTTCAAAATTATCGTATGGGTTATCGCCGTATTTTTCTTGATTGTCTCCATCGCCGCCGTTTCAATAGCCTTCTCAATTTCTGCAAACGAGCGCAAGCGCGAATTTGCAACACTCCGCGTCATCGGTTTCACGCAAAAGAGATTGGAACACATCGTTCTTGGCGAATCATTGCTCGCAACCATCATCGGCACTGTCGTAGGCGCGTTCATCAGCGTATTTGCAACGCTCTCGTTCCGCGTGTTCATTATCGACAGTTTATCCGTACCGTTCTTGCTTCCGAGCGCACTAACCATTTTTGCGATTATCATCGTTGCAATATTCATTCCCACAATCACAGGCACAGGAGCCGCCTATCGAATAGCTAAACAAGTTGGCCGTCTAGATGTTTACTCGGCTTTAAAGGAGGAAACTTAA
- a CDS encoding PLP-dependent cysteine synthase family protein, translating into MSNIHHSITELVGHTPLLELHNFEKNHNAKGHILAKLEYFNPSGSVKDRAALRMIEEAEREGKLKPGGEIVEITSGNTGIGLAAIAAAKGYKLTVFFEPGGSEERVQVIKTYGATLLGYDALPNVSKLLKEGSFSVAVLLSDVRKYAEEHNAFFINQIENENNPLAHYYTTGPEIVADTDGKVDFIVSMAGTGGTLNGLSKYFREHNPNVKIVGVQATPDSRFFTPEAEEHGVIDGVAPFANVPEPPPLLKDSSIYDEYIEVSTLQATGVAHELAEKEGLFLGTSGAAGIFAASIVAARPENEGKNIVVITADNGFKYLSTKVYALKK; encoded by the coding sequence ATGTCCAATATTCACCATTCCATTACCGAGCTCGTCGGCCACACTCCGCTGCTGGAGCTCCACAATTTTGAAAAGAATCACAACGCCAAGGGCCATATCCTGGCAAAACTCGAATACTTCAACCCGTCCGGCTCCGTGAAAGACCGCGCTGCCCTCAGAATGATTGAAGAAGCCGAACGCGAAGGCAAGCTCAAGCCGGGTGGAGAAATCGTTGAAATCACAAGCGGTAACACGGGCATCGGCCTTGCCGCTATCGCCGCCGCTAAGGGCTACAAGCTCACCGTTTTCTTTGAACCGGGTGGTTCTGAAGAACGCGTACAAGTGATCAAGACCTATGGAGCAACGCTCCTCGGTTACGACGCCCTTCCGAACGTAAGCAAACTCCTGAAGGAAGGCTCCTTCTCTGTTGCCGTCTTGCTCTCCGACGTCCGCAAGTATGCCGAAGAACACAATGCATTCTTCATCAACCAGATTGAAAACGAAAACAACCCGCTCGCCCATTACTACACCACCGGCCCGGAAATCGTTGCCGATACGGATGGCAAGGTAGACTTTATCGTTTCCATGGCAGGCACGGGCGGTACGCTCAATGGTCTTTCCAAGTACTTCCGCGAACACAATCCGAACGTGAAAATCGTCGGTGTGCAGGCCACTCCGGATTCCCGCTTCTTCACCCCGGAAGCTGAAGAACATGGCGTGATCGATGGTGTTGCCCCGTTCGCAAACGTTCCGGAACCGCCTCCTCTTCTGAAGGATTCTTCGATCTATGACGAATACATTGAAGTCTCTACGCTCCAGGCTACAGGCGTTGCCCACGAACTCGCCGAAAAGGAAGGCCTCTTCCTCGGAACATCCGGTGCAGCAGGCATCTTTGCCGCCTCCATTGTGGCTGCACGTCCTGAAAACGAAGGAAAGAACATTGTCGTTATTACAGCTGATAACGGATTCAAGTACCTTTCCACTAAGGTGTACGCATTGAAGAAGTAA
- a CDS encoding ABC transporter permease — protein MKNKLLNTLRRFLPFLGVIVALAIHLLIEDSDEHPEAEEAYYTWILYFFLVTTFILGIVSTFVKKLKKGLEYSGAFWGGVGIVVAIIDIVIGKLALFPVLFFPKYDNILAQFFEGYEIILKCIWHSTKLLVTGFLYGAGFGFITGVLLGFNKKFNYWINPYIKLIGPIPATIWIPISLTIFPTTFGASVFIIALSVWFSVALMTSSAIQAVPKAYFEVSRTLGASSAFQIFRVGIPAAMPSIFLGVFYGIISAFLALMTAEMFGVKYGIGWYISWQKAMLVYSGVYAGIIVIAVYCMLILTLLFKLRDKILNWQKGTLKW, from the coding sequence ATGAAAAACAAACTATTAAATACATTAAGAAGATTTTTACCCTTTTTAGGTGTTATTGTCGCACTTGCCATCCACTTGCTTATTGAAGACAGCGACGAACACCCAGAAGCTGAAGAAGCTTACTACACCTGGATTTTGTATTTCTTTTTGGTCACTACATTCATCCTCGGCATCGTCTCCACCTTTGTCAAAAAATTGAAGAAAGGCCTGGAATATTCCGGTGCGTTTTGGGGAGGCGTCGGAATCGTCGTCGCCATCATTGACATTGTCATCGGAAAGCTCGCCCTCTTCCCCGTCTTGTTTTTCCCGAAATACGACAACATTCTCGCCCAGTTTTTCGAAGGCTACGAAATCATCCTCAAGTGCATTTGGCACTCGACAAAACTTTTAGTCACAGGATTCCTCTACGGTGCCGGATTCGGCTTTATCACAGGCGTTCTCCTTGGATTCAACAAAAAGTTCAATTATTGGATCAACCCTTACATCAAGCTGATAGGCCCAATTCCCGCAACAATTTGGATTCCGATTTCGTTGACAATTTTCCCGACAACTTTTGGCGCAAGCGTTTTTATCATTGCACTTTCCGTCTGGTTCTCGGTTGCGCTTATGACGAGCTCTGCAATACAGGCTGTCCCCAAAGCCTATTTTGAAGTTTCACGCACGCTCGGCGCAAGCAGCGCTTTCCAGATTTTCCGAGTCGGCATCCCGGCCGCCATGCCCTCCATTTTCCTTGGCGTATTCTACGGCATCATCAGTGCATTCTTGGCGCTCATGACCGCAGAAATGTTCGGCGTCAAATACGGTATCGGCTGGTACATCTCCTGGCAAAAGGCCATGCTCGTCTATAGCGGTGTTTACGCAGGAATCATCGTCATTGCAGTTTACTGCATGCTCATACTCACCCTGCTCTTTAAATTGCGCGATAAAATCTTGAATTGGCAAAAGGGAACTTTGAAATGGTAG
- a CDS encoding MalY/PatB family protein codes for MSEIKERNLDFDTVIERRHTNSIKYDFAIERRVVKPSEDPYSLLPLWVADMDFKTSSFIQDELTRVAEYGIFGYSEPKEDYYEVVKNFYRRRHHYDIEDRKSIIKIPGVMFALGMAIKAFTNVGDGVLIQQPVYMHFADAIVNNDRKVVSNDLVYGEDGRYHIDFEDFEKKIVENNIKLFLLCSPHNPVCRVWTREELTRLGEICLKHNVIVVSDEIHSDFVFEGTHTVFASISEELANKSIIVTAPTKTFNLAGIQIAHAFIKNPSIRRAFRKQIFATGYSQVSIQGIVSTQAAYSKGEVWLDALLKYIKGNIEFTDKFIKENLKGVKLTPMEATYLAWIDFNGTGLSPDEIQDRVRNKARLWLNNGIFFGNNGEGFQRLNLACPRSILVEALDRLKVAFNT; via the coding sequence ATGTCAGAAATTAAAGAACGAAATTTAGACTTTGATACCGTTATTGAGCGTCGCCATACCAACTCTATCAAATACGATTTTGCTATTGAACGCCGTGTTGTAAAGCCAAGTGAAGATCCATACAGTCTTCTCCCGCTTTGGGTTGCCGACATGGATTTCAAGACATCTTCGTTTATTCAAGATGAGTTGACCCGCGTTGCCGAATATGGAATCTTCGGGTACAGCGAACCCAAAGAAGACTACTACGAAGTTGTCAAAAATTTCTACCGCCGCCGACACCACTATGATATAGAAGACCGCAAATCGATTATCAAGATTCCCGGTGTGATGTTCGCGCTTGGCATGGCAATAAAAGCATTCACAAACGTTGGCGATGGAGTACTTATCCAGCAGCCAGTCTACATGCACTTCGCCGATGCCATCGTCAATAACGACCGTAAAGTCGTGAGCAACGATCTCGTTTACGGAGAAGACGGTCGCTATCACATTGACTTTGAAGATTTCGAAAAGAAAATCGTCGAAAACAATATCAAGCTCTTTTTGCTTTGCAGCCCGCACAATCCCGTTTGCCGCGTCTGGACTCGCGAAGAACTTACACGCCTCGGAGAGATTTGCCTCAAGCATAATGTAATCGTCGTGAGCGATGAAATCCACAGCGATTTCGTCTTTGAAGGTACGCACACCGTATTCGCCTCCATAAGCGAAGAACTGGCCAACAAATCCATCATCGTCACGGCGCCAACAAAAACATTCAACTTGGCAGGCATCCAAATCGCACACGCCTTCATAAAAAATCCATCAATCCGTCGCGCGTTCCGCAAGCAAATCTTTGCCACCGGTTATAGCCAAGTCAGCATCCAGGGAATCGTCTCGACGCAAGCCGCCTACAGCAAAGGTGAAGTCTGGCTCGATGCCCTCCTCAAGTACATCAAAGGCAACATTGAATTTACAGACAAATTTATTAAAGAAAATCTGAAAGGCGTCAAGCTTACGCCAATGGAAGCGACTTACCTCGCATGGATAGACTTCAACGGGACAGGACTTTCGCCAGACGAAATCCAAGATCGCGTCCGCAACAAGGCGCGACTGTGGCTCAACAACGGGATCTTTTTCGGGAACAACGGAGAAGGATTCCAGCGGCTTAACCTTGCTTGTCCACGAAGTATCCTGGTCGAGGCACTCGATAGACTAAAAGTTGCGTTCAATACATAG